GccacaaaaattattttaagtACCAGAGTAATCATGTAGAGAATACTTTCAAAAATGGTATTTGTTTCTATTACACGAGAATGTAGACATCATCTGTTCCCCAAATCAAATCCAAAAACATAAACACAGGCACAGGCACAGGCACAGGCACAGAACAGAGTATATCATGCCCCAATGTGTTCTTTCTTCTCCAATGAAGACGTGAAGATAAAAACAAGAGAGACTTTTAACTTGGATTATACATAGTAAAGATATAAAGTACAAAACAAAAGGTAATGCTTGCCTATTTGTTCAAACTAGAGATTCATTATCATCTGAGGTAGAGACTGGAAGATGAGGACTTGGGTTTAAGGACTCGAGTGCTCTCACAACTTCAAACATCGATGGCCGTTTCTCTGGATTAACAGAAGTGCAAGTCAAAGCGATTTCTAGAGCTCCTAGCATCTGCTGCTGGAAGGAACTAGAAACCTTGGGGTCTATAACTTGGAGGGCACCATTGGTGATGTTGATTTTCCTCCGAACCCACCTCACAATGTCAAGAGAATCAGAAGTTTCTGTTTTCCCAGCATTTTGACCAGTCACAAGCTCTAGTAGCACAACACCAAAGCTGTAAACATCCATCTGTTCTGTTGCTTTCTTAGTGTATCTAGACTCTGAAACCAAACAATCAACAACATAAGTGAGTGTACTCTATGAGcccaagcaattccaaaactacaTCGTCTTTTACATGCTATAAAATATACATCAATGAAATCGGTCATAATCAATGTATTGATGCAGCCATTTCTGAATGATCTTCAACTTCTCGATAAGGTTCTCTCATAAAAATCATAATAACTGGTTCACGGTAATAGTAAACACTAGTAAGGTGGTGCTCAAGGTATTCTACTAGGTGCAATGTTACATACAAACCATTTGATTTCAAAGATCAGTACCTGGTGCGATGTAACAGGAGTCCGGAGATTCTGAAGCAATGGTTGACTGAAACGCAGGTTCTCCGACAACTCGGTCCAGAGCAAAATCGGTGAGTTTTGGCTCGAATTCTGCATCCAGAAGAATATTCGTTGACTTGATATTTCTGTGAAGCATATGTGGAACATAATTCTTGTGCAAGTATGCCAATCCTTGAGCGACCCCGATGGCAATCTTCAATCTAAGTCTCCAATGCAGTTGAAAATCTGGACTGCAAATCAAATCCCCCAAGCTTCCCTTCTGTAAGAATTCGTAAATCAGATAAATAGACTCATCTGAATGGCAAAACCCAAGGACCTTAACGATGTTCTTATGTCGTATCTTCGCCAATGTCTtgatctcgaccttcaattgtTTCGAAGATTGAATCCCAAAATTAACCAGCTTTTTTACAGCAACCAGCTCACCACTTGGTAGGCTAATAATGTATACACTACCAAAAGCTCCTTTGCTTATTACTGCACTTTTTTCGTTCATTCTCATCGTCAAATCGTGCTCGGTGACTCTAAGAGGATAGAAAAATACGGAACGCCATGACCCCAATTGAGATTTCTGTCTGGAAGATCGCCGGAATGCAAAATATCCAGCAGCAAGAAGCAAAGTTCCAATGCCAAATGATATGAAGATCAGTGCACATGTCCATGTTGTAAGACCAATTATATGATGCTTTGAATGTTCATCAGGACAACTGCTGAGTAAGGAAGGACCGCAAAGTCCAGGATTTCCTTGCAGATAAGAAGCTGGAAGGCCTGAGATTAGTGACAAAGGGACTCTGCCAGATAGTTGATTGAATGATACGTTGAATAGAGCGAGCTTCAAGTTCTGAAGCCCTGGTGGGATTGAACCAGTGAGATCGTTATCGGACAAATCAAGGTAAGTAAGCACTGGCAAATCAGCAAGTGACGGTGGGATTTCCCCAGAGAGCCTATTGCTTGCCAGTGACAATGAGACCAATTTCCTGCATTTCTTAAGCTCTGGAATTTGACCATACAGTGAATTGTGGGAGAGATTTATGATGCTCATAGCAGGGGAATCACAAAAATTTGGAGGAAGTTCACCATTTATGCCATTAATAGATGCAGAGAATCTATACAAGCTCTTGACCTGACCAAGACCCTGAGGAATTTTACCAGTAAAGCTGTTGTTATCTATCTGAACTTGTTCCAGTTGAGCAGCAAGTGAAATTGAATCTGGTATCTCTCCAGAAAATCTATTGTTTTCTGCTCTGACAAGCTTGATTTTGGGTAATGACCATAACTCATCAGGGAAATCACCAGAAAAATCGTTGTTTTGAATTTGAAACTTTTCAAGATTCAAGCAGTCATTGAGGGAGCTAGATATGGTACCATTGAAGAAGTTTGAGTGAAGACTCAGGTTTATCAGGCCTTTGGCATTACACACATCATTTGGAAAGAAACCTAAAAGGTTGTTCTGTGAAACATCAAAAGACAACAGGTTTTGGTAAGAAGACCCCAGCGTCTGAGGAAGAAAACCACTAAGATTGTTCTGGGAAATGTCCAATATCTTCAAGCTCTGTAAACCAACCAAAGGATTGGGTATTTCACCATGAAAACCAGAGTTTTGCAACAAAAGCTGCTCAAGCTTCACCAGCTTTCCAATCTCACTTGGAATCTCACTCACCAAGTAAGGATTTTGAGACAAATCAAGCACAACAAGCTCAGTTAAATTCTTAAAGACGAAAGGAACACTACCTGAAAGCAAGTTGCTTCCCAAGTTGAGCACTTGCAGCTTACCCAATGAGCCAATGCCTTCTGGGATCTTCCCCTCAACATGGTTTCTGCTGAAATCAAGCTCTCTCAAGGACCCCAACTGAGAAATCTGATATGGGATTGTGCCCCAAATGAGATTATCACTCAGATTCAAAGTCTCCAAAAGACTACAACGAGAGAGGTGTAGAGGGATTGGCTGGTTAAAGAGATTGTCGGCGAGATTAAGATTAACAAGATTCGGAAGTTCACATATAGAAGCAGAGATTTCACCAGAAAGATTCAAGCTTTGTAACCCCACAGAATTTACAGACAGTGATGGTTCGGAACTGCAAGTGATTCCCGTCCAGTTACAATAATGAATCGACGAGTCGTTAGACCAGCTGGACAGAGAATTTCTGGGGTCTTTAATGGAAGCCTTGAAGCTAAGTAGAATATCTGATTCAGTCGAACCAGAACAGAGAACTGAGAATGTAAAGCtcagagagaaaaacaatgggtATAACCAGGTCGCGGCCATGGAAGGATTACTGAGAGAGCCTGATAGTGAGAAGGGAGTGTGTCCAAGAAGAGTCCTTTGTATATTTATTTGTGAAAGATGCCATCATAACATCAAAGAAAGAGTTCCCCACAAAagttaaaatgtgaaaaacttttacgGGGGGAAAACTACAGGAAGTCCCAGAAATTTCAGGCCAATTTTATGCCATTGATTTTAAGTTTACAGTATTAAACAATACAAGGGATATCTTATCTTATAACTAGGCAGCATTAGCAGTAGCGGTGGCTCAACGTCAGAGAATAGAGAAATTACTTAGAGGGGAATCTCTCGTGAGCAGTTGAAGAGATGACGAAAATGACAAAACAGTCTACTTCGTACCTGCCAATGTGGGAACTCTTTTCAACGACCTGGGTTTACTTTACCATTACAAAATTCGCGAATCATGTATAATATTAACGTATTAAGCAGATaaacagagagagacagagacagggAGCGATAAAAATATGCAGTGGTCACGGTCAACATGACACAATACACAGTAGTTCTTGTTTGtttccatatatatgtgtgtgtgtattatccTAAAATAATCACCCGCTTTTATCGCTTGGATTGATggggtttgtgtttttttaacaAAGAGTTGACCAAAACGAACGGTGCTTACTAACTACGTACAGAGGACTAAGGAGAGTGGAGAGTCCACTTTTAGTCCAAAATGTTTCTGCACAATTTATTATATAAACCCCCCAACCTTTTCGCCCTCTCCTATAAACCAATCCTCTCCTCGTAATATTTTCTAGATCTGCCCCTGCCTATCATTCTCAGATTTATGATTAATCTAGGCATTTCTTTGTGCTCTGTTTGACTGTTTTGCTATTTATCAAGTGATGGAAATAGTTTTTTTACCTGGCAAGTAAAACTGGGTTCATTTTCTTCGTGGTCACTTTTGAAAGGTCGGTGTGAGGAAAAAAATGTCAACCAGgatgaaggggaaaaaaaaacttttgtcGCTCTTTACGGCAGAAAAGTTGACCAGGTTGTTACTGAAAAGTTGTAAAAGTGAAAGTGTGAAATGACATGTTATTGCAGGCCCGGCACAAACCAGTGAAAAAAATTGTCTTTTTTTACGTAAAATCAAAAGCATCCCAAGAAACTTCTTTAGCCAGTTAGATGACAAGTGAGAACAAATTTAAGGATAGAATCCAATATTTGGAGAGTTTGGAGTTTATAgttaataatgtaattaaagatTTGCATGGCAAACCACGGGACAAAAGGGAAATTAAGCatgcatacatgcatgcattGCTGTCCATATCTTATGCATGTGGAGCCTTTTTTGCTGCCAAGAAAATATGATGACAATctcctcttcctttttttttccttaaaaaacaACGATGACAATGGTAACCCACcatcattgcttgatgatgtcaATGATAATTTTTACGGTGATCGATAACTATTTTAATCTTTGAGTCTAAATTCACATCGTCATGTTTACACCATGAAAATTGACAATGgagtaaattgggtcaaaattcaACTCGTAGACACAAAATATATTACTTGCTCCCAATGAGAATCAAATTTATGACATCCCGAGTTTATACAGTTTAATCACATAAACTTTTACAAACTAGACTATCAGTTAAGTGATTAATGCGAATGATAATTATACATAGAGGAGTCTATTCTGGTATTTTCCTAATTGGATCACAACATCTACGAAActttactcaaaaaaaaaaaaaaaatcccaacttAACCACTCTGAAATTTAGAATCCATAGCTGGTGCGCAATAAATCAGTCAGCGCAATGATTTGTAGATCCATCATTGATCCTGCCATTCAAAATACTGAAATATTCTTCTGTCTGCCAAGGAGGATTTGGTGATTTTTCATCATGTGAAGCTTTTCAAAACATATAGAAACGAATAATTGGCTGGTTAGACATCTAATCAGAAgcacaattttaaacaaaatattTACCTAATTTCCCCCAAATAGTCAACTACTTGACTTTTACAAAACAAAGGGAGAAGGTTCAAGTATCCGAGGCAAATGTTTTGACTTACGTTCGAATCACATGTTCTGCTCCTGACAGTCAGACTCGTATATGGCCCATATATATGGGTCATGTTTGGTAATATTCCCCAGATGAGAAGTCTCGCCTAACATTGATGCCATTTTTGTTTGTCTTTGATGAACAGACCAAACGTGATTTGTTGGGTCCGTGAAACCCAAAATTATGGTTATTATCAAGTTTTCACTTATTTCATTGAAGAAAGACATaccaaacaataataataatatacacTTTCCCATACCAACATTGCTTTCAGCAGGTGGCGTGGGAGCCTTGTGTTGATTTTGCTTGCCATGtatctttgatgctttgtgtcTCGTATTCTAAAGGATTGTTCTTTGGTTTCATACCCAACACTTTTAATCATCGcagagtgattttttttttaatctttgttaGATATGCATGCACATTATTTTAAAGGAGTTGTGTGATATTCTAGTTGGTGATTCTCTATGAGGTTAAGTTGTATAGAGTCGACAAGTCACGAGTTCAATTCACACTTAAAGCAATATCATTGTGGTCATGCATTGAGCTTTTTACCTAAATTACCCTATCATGAGGTGATAAACTTATGTATGCGCAGGTCTAATTGTTCGAGTTTAAATCCATATTAGATGTTCAAATAGCAAAATTACTGGGTGtcattctcgattaaaaaaCACACTTTTTAGTAACAAAGTGCAAGGAGGATGTTCAAAAGAGACAAATTATTGGGTGTCATTATCGATTAAAAAACACACCCTTTAGTAACAAAGCGCAAGGATTCTAGTGGGTTTGGGCTTTTAAATGGGCCATTAATGAATGTGAAGGCCTTAAGCGCTCTAATTGTAAGACCTTTTAACATATGGGCCAGTGGCCAGGCCCATCACATACCATTCAAACCGGAGATGTAAGGATTCCAGTGGGTTTGGGCCATTAAATGGGCCATTAATGTATGTGAAGGCCTTAAGGGCTGTAATTGTAAGCCCTTTTAACATATGGGCCAGTGGCCAGGCCCATCACATACCATCCAAACCCGAGATGTAAGGATTCCAGTGGGTTTGGGCTATTAAATGGGCCATTAATGTATGTGAAGGCCGTAAGCGCTCTAATTGTAAGCCCTGTTAACATATGGGCCAGTGGCCAGGCCTATAACATACCATTCAAACCCGAGATGAGTCGAGAGCAGCCTGTACCGGGTTAACACGGCGGGAAATTGTAATATTTTACGCGAAAAGGCGGGAACAGACCGGACGGCAAAATTCAGGTCTTATAAGAATTTGAAGTCTCGAAAAACtacttttatctttttcttgcGCAACATAAAGCAAGTTTCAAGCTAATTTCTCTTACTttgattattgttgttgttagtATATCggtatttattttgttgttgggGCTAGAtgggaaagagaaagaaatctaGGGTTTCTCGTGAAGGGGAGGAAGAAGTCGGAGCGGAAGAAGAGCAGCATCAAGAGGATATTGGTCAATCTTCTGCGAAGGACAAGAGCCTCTATGAGGTATTTTTAATTTAGTATTTCAAACCAATTTTCGGCCTTAGATCAGGGTTTTGATTAACGGGTTTGCTTTGGCGATTTAGACTTTTCTGGTGTTTCTGAAGCCATGTTTTCTCGTCGATTCGTCGAATTGTTTCATGGATTCTGCCTGGATCGGGCATTAGGGTTTGTACGTTTTATAAGCTGGAGTTCTTTTCGTTTGAAACCTTTTGTATTAATCGTTATTTGGAATCTGAATCGAATGCATCGCAATCCAGCAGTGGTACGGTTGATGTGCATGTAGTGTGATGACGGGAATATATCAGTTATCCTTCACCATACCCTGCACATGGTTACACACAATGTTTTCGATAGACAATTGCAAAAAAGTGGCTATAATTTGGTCTTCATTGGATATGTGATAAATAGAAAACCCTAAATCACTTTGGAGGCTCCGCACCGTGTGCAATTACTCATTCCCAGAATCCACCTTAAATATCTTTCCTATTTTAAACGAAGTGCAGGCGGTTTCCCTCCCCTGGGTTATTTATCTTTTTTCGAAGCTCTGAATCCTTATACGTTCCTTTAATTCTTTTGTGCTTAAATTGCTGTTACTTGTTTTGTGTTTCACTGCAATTGTTTTCCTGCATAGTAGAGACGACAGGTTTCCTTTAAGAATCTCTATAACCATTTATCGAAAAGGGCTTACTGAATGTTCCATAAGGAAAGGGACATGTAGTCTATTATTTAGGAGATTTGATGGAAACCTCAGTCAACTATAATTTCTGTCTATTTGTCATCCAACTATAAAATACTTCACTAGCTAGGTTGTCCTTCCTTCCAAATAGTCCACATCTATCATGACTGGAACTTCACTGTGGTATTTTTTTCTATCATGCTTCTTCTGAAATTCTGCTCCATTTCAGTATCTAACATTGCCTCCTTTTGGGTGAACTCTTGCCCCTTCcttcaaattaaattatgaaatgGGCAACATTCCACTCATAAGTTATAACTTCAACTAGTGTGTGAGTACCATTAAAATAAGTGTTCAAAGAATCTTTCATCATATCTCAATTAAGATGATCTCTCTATCACACCTCTGGTTGTTGAGCTTTTCATTATATAAAGTTCTTCATGCTTTGCTGGTCGACAGCCATCTCTTAATCAGTAACAGATACTATTATCTTTAACGAAAATCATATTAAAATAAGTTAGAAAAGAAATACTGGTATGTAAGCAATAGTTTTAATCAAGGTGCCCTGTCCTGAAATCCTGATAAAAGCTTTAGCTTCTAAAAAAGTGAAGTTTCATCAAGGTGCAAACAAAGTTAAATAATTGATAACTTCGTCAATCGTCACTGTGACGAGCATCTAGTAATCTGCAGTACCAATGTATATTGCCTTCAATAGCTTGTCATTTACACCTAGGCAAAACATTATAAATCACATTTCTCTGGGGTTCACATTTATGCTTGTGGGTTAGTTTCTGCATCCTCAAGAGTCAAGACCTctcttatttttgttgttgttgctgctgtagTCTGTTCACACCCTCTTGTTTTTGATTTCCATTCCctcatttcattaaaaaaaatgttatttctcTTACAATTTTAAAGGGAGTTAGATTTATCAGAAAATAATTGGATGCTTGTAGGTTCTTGGTGTTGAAAGGACAGCCTCTCAGCAGGAAATAAAGAAAGCATACTATAAGTTGGCCTTGCGACTCCACCCTGATAAAAATCCCGGTGATGAGGTGAAAGTTGATCTTCTTGATTCTCGACTGTGTTATGTTTCTATTACTTTCtctattcttcctttttttttcccccattCCTTGTTGCTCGTATTTATGAATTATGCTTTTAACTTTTCACTTAAATCTGCTATAGGAAGCTAAAGAGAAATTTCAGCAATTGCAAAAGGTGATATCAATTCTTGGTGATGAGGAAAAACGGGCAGTCTACAATCAGACGGGCTGTGTTGACGATGCTGTGAGTGGTTGCAGAATCTTCTGTTGGTTTTTATTTGCATTGATAGTCTTGGCTACATATGCATGAATGTTGTTCCATGTACTTGCTGTCTGTTATCTTATTTCCACACATTTAAACCAACTCTTGAAGAAAATGTAGTCGGCGTAATTTCTATGAAACAATGGAATGATTTATTTCTCCAGGGAAATTAATTCTCTACTTATAATCGTCCtgttttttaattgtaattttttgttCATCAGGATCTTGCAGATGAAGTTGTTAACAATCTGCATGAGTTTTTTAGAGCTATGTACAAGAAGGTCACACAATCTGTTTGCAAGACTTTCCTAATATTGTTGTAATGTTATGAACTTATGATGTTGCTGTGTGTTGACAAGGCATGAATTTATTTCAGGTCACTGAGGCTGATATCGAAGAGTTTGAAGGGAACTACAGAGGATCTGAGTCTGAGAAAAAAGATCTGATCAACTTATATAAGGAGTGCAAGGGTAATATGAACAGGTAACAAACCAATGCATTTTCCTTCATTTCTCTTTAAGTAAAAACTAGTTGATGTCCAACAGGTCTTTCTTTGCTGCAGTCTCTTCTGTTCAATGCTTTGTTCAGATCCTAAGCTTGATTCACATCGTTTCAAGGATATTCTTGATGAGGCAATAGCTGCAGGTAAGGAGTCATAAACAAATTATCACTCTTGGAGGATCTAATTCCTTTGATTATTATGCATTTCTGAGTGTATAATTAAAATTCTCCCCCATGTACTGGATTCTGTCATTTGCTTTCTTTTATAGGAGAAGTGAAAGCAACAAAAACGTATAAGAAATGGGCAAAGCAAGTATCAGAAAGGAAACCACCCACCAGTCCTCTAAGAAAGAGAGGAAAGTGAGTATCATACAACAGCATTCCTGATAATATTTTTAAGATTTATTTTCGCCGAATGAAAAGATGTAATGGAAAGCCTTGCCATGTTTTCATATATTGCAGGCCAGGTAAACAGTCAGAAGCAGATCTTTTTGCTGTTATATCTCAGCGTCAGCGTGAGAGGAAAGGCAGGCTTGATTCCATGTTCTCGTCTCTTGTGTCTAAATACGGTGGAGATGGTGCTGTTCCAGATCTCACTGAAGAAGAATTTGATGCTGCACAGAAAAAGCTCGAAAGCCGTAAAGCTTCTAAGAAGTCACAGCGGAAGTAGCTTTCTCTTGATGCTtcaatatgatgatgatgaagattatTCACTTGCGGCTTGATCCCACAGAGGTGAAGCTGATTACGATTCCAGTGTATACTACTAACAAAATCTTAAAGCTGCTTTCTTTTGCTATGCGTACGTTTGGattagaaaaatgaaaaatcaggCTTTTTTGTCAAGGTTAATATTCCACATCGGATTTATCTCGGATTTGGATTACCCAACTGAATGTTATATAAGTAAAGGTGTTGAACTTCTCATACAAGACGCTTTTTGGGATCCATGAATAACAAATTTGTGTTATCTCATGGCTTAGAGTGGAAATTGTGGAGAAAATGGAAATTTCCAATTGCATCTGCTTGTGAAAATATACATCTATTGGTTGGGCGATTGACCTTGCACATAATTTTTTGGTATCGTATTTACTAAAGAAAATACTATTACTATGTATGGAAAGGACAGAAGACTGAGCTTTTACTATTTACTAGAACTTTTCGTTGCACCAAACTAATGCAAACGCCTTCCAACTTTCTTCTGGTTTTGTGGACACGTCAACAAATGCTAAAACGGTCCGTTAAATGGAAGAGAGAATATGCTGTGGAATATCCTTCGaccttgctttagtttagtaaACTCTAGCAACCTCATGCTAAATGACGCGATGGTGCACTACTGTTGGTCACGCCGCATGCGTGGTGACCAAACCAAAAGATACAAGGCCACGTGTGCCCTAAGTAGTGATCAACGGTTAAAAATCTGGTTCTATTGATCTGACGATCAAACGTGAATCTGCTAGCGGCCAGtagtttttcttttgcatttaTTATATATCACGCCCGCCACGAGAGGTTCCTTACCTCCTTTTATCAGCTTTGCTAGTAACGTCCGTCCACTTGTCTCTTCCTCCTTTGAAGGTCAGGTAAGGCAAAAATCGTGCTCACCTGTATTTCTCTGGTTTATTTCACGTGAATTGGATCCCTATACGGAATCGATATTTGCAGTTGCaggtgagagagaaagagagttaCGAGGATGGGGAGCGCAGGCGAAGTTAACTGGAAACTGGCGGATCATCCAAAGCTGCCAAAAGATAAGGTCGTGGCGATGGTGGTTTTGGATGGGTGGGGTGAAGCTGATCCCGATCAGTATAACTGCATCCACGTCGCCGATACGCCTACCATGGACTCCCTCAAGAAGGTTTGTTTCCTTTTTGCCCCTGGAAATCCGAGATTTCTTACTGTTCCTTCGAtgttcttcttttcctcttGTATTTGCCAGATCTATGAAGCATGTTTGTTTTGGCTCCTATTGCATCCTGGATTTATCTTTATACGTTGTCAACGTTCATCTGTCACAATGATTAGGATCCTGACGAATTTCATGACGTCACTAGGTTTATGTTCTGTAGTTGTATTTAGTTCGAATTTCATTGTTATGAAGACAAGGATCTAAATCGTCTGTGTgttataatgatgatgatgctgatgaaTTTCTTGTCGTTACTAGTTATTTTATGTTCCGTAGCTCTATTTAGGTCGAATTTCATTGTTATGAAGGCAAGGATCTAAACATTATATCACTCGCATTGAAATTTATAGGGTGCCCCCGAGAAGTGGAGATTAGTTAGGGCTCATGGTAAGGCTGTGGGCCTTCCAACTGAGGATGACATGGGCAACAGTGAAGTTGGTCACAATGCACTTGGCGCTGGCCGCATTTTTGCTCAAGGGTAAATGTCTTTCACCATTAGCATATTTTTGGTTTGATGTGTGCATGTAAAAATTGTTTGTCACCACGGGTCCCGTGTAGCCATTCAATGTTACTTAAAATTGATGTTTTCCTTAAAGTTGTCAATATTAACTCCCATATATCTCAAGAATATGCATTTCACGTTTGATGATTGTGGGATTGACATGGTTTTCACTTCGTTCTCTAAACATCTCAGGCATGCTTGTTTCGCTTCAGACTGTAATGGCTTTTGTGATTTCCATGACATTATTATGCTTATCAAGTAGGACTAATGTATGTACTCATTATATAGCAATCAGACTCATTATAAATAATGAGTTAAATAACAATTTATTACATGTTGGTTAGTACAATCACTCAATGTTCTCTTTGAACTCCATTATTGATAATGATTATCAATCCTTTAATCTAATTGAAAGATGAGACCATGCTGACATTATGAGAACGCTATAACTCAATGTTCACCACAGAAAATTCTTTGTAGTTTTTATCAGAACAAATAGTTTGTATTGTTGACATATGCCATTGAAAATTATGAGTGCATGTGTAGGCAAGACTCAGCAATTTGAGAAAGTTGAACACAAATAACCTAAGAAAATTGGTCCAGGGAAGCCAGAAAATTGGTCCGGAGAAGCCCAAATTTGTTGAAtccaaaaaatgttaaaaggagGGAGAAACAAATAAGACAAGGACAAGAACAATTTTTTTAGAACATGAAACTTATCCAAGGTTGGGCCATATTGGACTCTCTTTAGAGTTGGTTACTAGCAAGAGTCTTAACACCTAGCTGTTTGGATTTGAGATTTTCTTGGTAAAAGTGATCATATGGTCAATAATATGTGATTTTTCCAAGGAAAAGTAATTCTATCTCATTCCCTCATGTTCCCTTCTCCTTCCCCAAACAAACAATGGAGAAGAAAGTTTGGGGGTAGCTGACTTTTCTTTTGTCAGATGGTAATTAGAAGGATTTGGTCTTTACCCACTACGCAAAATCTTCTGggaaagaaaattttttcttccatttctcttcttccaaaCATGTGGCTCAATTTTAGAGTTGTAGGGTGCAACGGTCACATGTTCAAATCCTGGAAACAATCCCTCATATTATACAGGGGTAAGGTCTACATATCTCTTGCATGTCCCTAACCCTGTGCATAAGAGTTGTTTACTTTCTCCTCCCAAACGAACCTTAATGGATGTGTTTCtggatatttttgaaatgatgtTTTTTTGATATGATTATTTTGGAATTCAGAGCAAAGCTTGTTGACCTTGCTCTTGCTTCTGGGAAAATCTTTGAAGGAGAAGGGTTTAACTACATAAAGGAGTGCTTTGAAACCGGTACATTGCACTTGATTGGGTTATTGAGTGATGGAGGAGTGCATTCCAGGCTTGATCAGTTGCAGGTATGTTTTGTCATGGAGGATTCTTTCTGACCTTGTGTAATTACACGCTTCCTGATTGTTGTGCCATTTTTGCAGTTGTTGCTAAAAGGAGCCGCCAAGCATGGTGCTAGAAGAATTCGTGTTCATATACTTACTGATGGGCGTGATGTCCTGGATGGTTCTAGTGTAGGATTCGTTGAAACTCTTGAGAAAGAACTTGCAGAACTACGTGCAAAGGGGGTTGATGCACAGATAGCATCCGGTGGCGGGCGCATGTATGTGACAATGGATCGTTACGAGGTATGTGTTAGGATTCATTATCGTGATAGATGTGGATTATGATCATTGTCCGGCTTCTCATTCTGCCATAGGATAATTGTGGCATCATTGTTTTGGCATGGAATTACGCA
The window above is part of the Tripterygium wilfordii isolate XIE 37 chromosome 3, ASM1340144v1, whole genome shotgun sequence genome. Proteins encoded here:
- the LOC119993152 gene encoding chaperone protein dnaJ 6-like, with product MGKRKKSRVSREGEEEVGAEEEQHQEDIGQSSAKDKSLYEVLGVERTASQQEIKKAYYKLALRLHPDKNPGDEEAKEKFQQLQKVISILGDEEKRAVYNQTGCVDDADLADEVVNNLHEFFRAMYKKVTEADIEEFEGNYRGSESEKKDLINLYKECKGNMNSLFCSMLCSDPKLDSHRFKDILDEAIAAGEVKATKTYKKWAKQVSERKPPTSPLRKRGKPGKQSEADLFAVISQRQRERKGRLDSMFSSLVSKYGGDGAVPDLTEEEFDAAQKKLESRKASKKSQRK
- the LOC119995256 gene encoding probably inactive leucine-rich repeat receptor-like protein kinase At5g06940 — encoded protein: MAATWLYPLFFSLSFTFSVLCSGSTESDILLSFKASIKDPRNSLSSWSNDSSIHYCNWTGITCSSEPSLSVNSVGLQSLNLSGEISASICELPNLVNLNLADNLFNQPIPLHLSRCSLLETLNLSDNLIWGTIPYQISQLGSLRELDFSRNHVEGKIPEGIGSLGKLQVLNLGSNLLSGSVPFVFKNLTELVVLDLSQNPYLVSEIPSEIGKLVKLEQLLLQNSGFHGEIPNPLVGLQSLKILDISQNNLSGFLPQTLGSSYQNLLSFDVSQNNLLGFFPNDVCNAKGLINLSLHSNFFNGTISSSLNDCLNLEKFQIQNNDFSGDFPDELWSLPKIKLVRAENNRFSGEIPDSISLAAQLEQVQIDNNSFTGKIPQGLGQVKSLYRFSASINGINGELPPNFCDSPAMSIINLSHNSLYGQIPELKKCRKLVSLSLASNRLSGEIPPSLADLPVLTYLDLSDNDLTGSIPPGLQNLKLALFNVSFNQLSGRVPLSLISGLPASYLQGNPGLCGPSLLSSCPDEHSKHHIIGLTTWTCALIFISFGIGTLLLAAGYFAFRRSSRQKSQLGSWRSVFFYPLRVTEHDLTMRMNEKSAVISKGAFGSVYIISLPSGELVAVKKLVNFGIQSSKQLKVEIKTLAKIRHKNIVKVLGFCHSDESIYLIYEFLQKGSLGDLICSPDFQLHWRLRLKIAIGVAQGLAYLHKNYVPHMLHRNIKSTNILLDAEFEPKLTDFALDRVVGEPAFQSTIASESPDSCYIAPESRYTKKATEQMDVYSFGVVLLELVTGQNAGKTETSDSLDIVRWVRRKINITNGALQVIDPKVSSSFQQQMLGALEIALTCTSVNPEKRPSMFEVVRALESLNPSPHLPVSTSDDNESLV